Proteins from one Sylvia atricapilla isolate bSylAtr1 chromosome 1, bSylAtr1.pri, whole genome shotgun sequence genomic window:
- the LOC136357799 gene encoding LOW QUALITY PROTEIN: zinc finger protein 398-like (The sequence of the model RefSeq protein was modified relative to this genomic sequence to represent the inferred CDS: inserted 4 bases in 3 codons) encodes MSRRGPAQVSGSLRRKAAPGPELQELRSRTERXERRLLACENLVGELGSGVAALSTLLQDYGQLQQRLFNLENLLKNRNFWILRLPPGSAGEIPKVPLTFDDISVYFNELEWERLERWQKDLYRAVMRGNYETLVSLDYAVSKPDILSRLERDEELSDREGQEPPWTQTGDAQGSPRAAEEMEKADEAPGDETPTAAAPGADGARSRSCIERDEEPSNEKSPEPSWTRSGNSHKTPQIQTGDSQERPETQTGNSPKFPRTRSGNSQKTPQTQTGDSPKSPWTQSGNGQRTPQMQTGDSQKIPWTRSGNSQKTPQMQTEDRQNPPQTQTGDSTKSSWTRSGNSHKTPQIQTGDSQEHPQIQTGDSQEHPETQIGNRPKSPRTRSGNSQKTPQTQTGDSPKSSWTRSGNSPKSPRAQIWNSSKSPRTKSGNSPKPPRTQIGNSPESLWADTGDNQTLPPTQTGDSQNPLQTCVPGNQTPPQTPEKMEQQEEASGEDPMPVEAGPELPILMMNVMSLRDGQPGTMAEDDQEMEEDLAEPDTEETSLMEDETCEGAXSEDIKVKEEEPELLPEESTPSEIQKCPKNELVKAKSKKKPNRCETSNLLMGNCRRGYVREWSHPCTECGKRFRLKINLIIHQRSHAKEGPYECPVCEIGFSNKRHLDLHHSIHVKDRAFGAKVWGNVHPELRIRPRRHLCXAAAHAAGAWLGQPKKEPDGESLSSSTSPRPPDPRLKCPYCKKFLSCSVSLQRHLQTHVRERPYCCSSCNKCFTRSNHLVRHKKIHERALAALQLQEKADAQPPAAVPGSLQHRAPEAQTGPSQGNGSLEAVKASLPNELLLGATSLGLPDKGSLVPNCLGKAVQPVVQLGSRAVASGMTEMTLGQM; translated from the exons ATGTCCCGCCGGGGGCCCGCGCAG GTGTCGGGCAGCCTCCGGCGGAAGGCAGCGCCGGGCccggagctgcaggagctgcggAGCCGCACGGAAC GCGAGCGGCGGCTCCTGGCCTGCGAGAACCTGGTCGGGGAGCTGGGCAGCGGCGTGGCCGCCCTCAGCACCCTCCTGCAGGACTatgggcagctgcagcagcgcCTCTTCAACCTGGAGAACCTCCTCAAGAACAGGAATTTCTGGATCCTGCGCCTGCCCCCCGGCTCCGCCGGGGAGATCCCCAAG GTGCCGCTCACCTTCGATGATATCTCGGTGTATTTCAACGAGCTGGagtgggagaggctggagcgCTGGCAGAAGGATCTGTACAGGGCCGTGATGAGGGGCAACTACGAGACCTTGGTGTCCCTGG ACTACGCCGTGTCCAAGCCCGACATCCTGTCCCGGTTGGAGAGGGATGAGGAGCTCAGTGACAGAGAGGGTCAGGAGCCCCCATGGACACAGactggggatgctcagggctCCCCCCGGGCAGCAGAAGAGATGGAGAAGGCAGATGAGGCTCCAGGAGATGAAACCCCCACGGCAGCTGCCCCAG GTG CAGACGGTGCCCGCAGCCGGAGCTGCATCGAGAGGGATGAAGAGCCCAGCAACGAAAAGAGTCCAGAGCCCTCGTGGACACGGAGTGGGAACAGCCACAAAACCCCCCAGATACAgactggggacagccaggaacGCCCCGAGACACAGACTGGGAACAGCCCGAAATTCCCACGGACACGGAGTGGGAACAGCCAGAAAACCCCACAGACACAGACTGGGGACAGCCCAAAGTCTCCATGGACACAGAGTGGGAACGGCCAGAGAACCCCACAGATGCAGACTGGGGACAGCCAGAAAATCCCATGGACACGGAGTGGGAACAGCCAGAAAACCCCACAGATGCAGACTGAGGACAGACAGAACCCCCCACAGACACAGACTGGAGACAGCACAAAGTCCTCGTGGACACGGAGTGGGAACAGCCACAAAACCCCCCAGATACAgactggggacagccaggaacATCCACAGATACAgactggggacagccaggagcacCCTGAGACACAGATTGGCAACAGGCCCAAATCCCCACGGACGCGGAGTGGGAACAGCCAGAAAACCCCACAGACACAGACTGGGGACAGCCCAAAGTCCTCATGGACACGGAGTGGGAACAGCCCAAAGTCCCCAAGGGCACAGATTTGGAACAGCTCCAAGTCCCCACGGacaaagagtgggaacagccccaaacccccacGGACACAGATTGGGAACAGCCCCGAGTCTCTATGGGCAGACACTGGGGACAATCAGACACTGCCTCCAACACAGACTGGGGACAGTCAGAACCCCCTCCAGACATGTGTCCCCGGCAATCAGACGCCCCCACAGACACCAGAAAAGATGGAGCAACAGGAAGAGGCTTCGGGAGAGGATCCCATGCCCGTGGAAGCTGGCCCAG AACTCCCCATCCTGATGATGAATGTGATGTCCCTGAGGGACGGTCAGCCAGGGACAATGGCAGAGGATGACCAAGAGATGGAGGAGGACCTGGCAGAGCCTGACACTG AGGAAACCTCACTCATGGAAGATGAAACGTGCGAAGGCG TCTCCGAGGACATCAAGGTGAAGGAAGAGGAGCCcgagctgctgccagaggaatCCACACCCTCAGAGATCCAGAAGTGTCCCAAAAACGAGCTGGTGAAAGCCAAGAGCAAGAAGAAGCCGAACCGGTGCGAGACCAGCAACCTGCTGATGGGGAACTGCCGGCGCGGGTACGTGCGGGAATGGTCCCACCCCTGCACCGAGTGCGGGAAGCGCTTCCGCCTCAAGATCAACCTCATCATCCACCAGCGCAGCCACGCCAAGGAGGGGCCCTACGAGTGCCCCGTGTGCGAGATCGGCTTCAGCAACAAGCGGCACCTGGACCTCCACCACAGCATCCACGTCAAGGACAGAGCCTTCGGGGCCAAGGTGTGGGGCAACGTGCACCCCGAGCTGCGCATCCGCCCGCGCAGGCACCTGTG AGCAGCGGCCCACGCCGCGGGGGCCTGGCTGGGCCAGCCCAAGAAGGAGCCGGATGGAGAGAGCCTGTCCAGCTCCACGTCCCCACGGCCGCCAGATCCCAGGCTGAAGTGCCCCTACTGCAAGAAGTTCCTGTCGTGCTCCGTGTCGCTGCAGCGGCACCTGCAGACGCACGTGCGGGAGCGGCCctactgctgcagctcctgcaacAAGTGCTTCACCCGCAGCAATCACCTCGTGCGCCACAAGAAGATCCACGAGCGGGCTCTGGCGGcgctccagctccaggagaagGCCGACGCCCAGCCCCCTGCTGCTGTCCCGGGATCCCTGCAGCACCGGGCTCCCGAGGCCCAGACCGGCCCTTCCCAGGGGAACGGGAGCCTGGAGGCTGTAAAAGCCAGCCTGCCCAACGAGCTGCTGTTGGGAGCCACCTCACTGGGGCTCCCAGACAAAGGCTCCCTGGTCCCTAACTGCCTTGGGAAAGCCGTGCAGCCCGTGGTCCAGCTGGGATCGAGGGCAGTGGCTTCAGGGATGACAGAAATGACCCTGGGACAGATGTGA